The following coding sequences are from one Streptomyces sp. V3I7 window:
- a CDS encoding S41 family peptidase: protein MSYLRMPHIHGDQLTFVAEDDLWLAPLDSPGRAWRLTADRTKIAHPRFSPDGSQIAYTSWHSLAPEIRLTSVDGGTGEQLTYWGGDDAQVCGWTPEGDILAVASHGEPFTHFSFAYKIPTTGAPGGKLPWGPTSGIQVADIDGERRTLLLTGTPPHDPASWKRYRGGATGRLWMHGERLLPDLDGHLDSPMFVGGRIAFLSDHEGVGNLYSCAYDGSDLRRHTDHDAFYARNASTDGDRVVYQCAGDLWIVDDLSPDSVPRRLDVRLGGPSVGRRPYQVPAAQNVDGVSVDETGRASAVVVRGSLYWLTHRDGPARTLRDTPGVRVRLPEMLGSSGQVAYVTDAGGADAIEIDPLPRSTGDPAPRRLASGELGHVTELVSDPEGERLAIASNDGRLLLLDTAEDASGEVRELLRSDNGPVRDMAFSPDGKWLTWSHPGIGRSLRQIKMARLSDGTVVDVTNGRFEDENPVFTRDGRYLAFLSWRGFDPVYDVHTGDLSFPLGCRPYLVPLSSATPSPFALNPDGRPAAGGLDPVRSEAEGESGDGTVIVETEGLESRVTPFPVTASKYSSLKPVAGGGLVWQRWPISGALGETFANPNDMTGRPSLEHFNIAKAKKTELVGHLDGFEVSGDGTRLVVMDEGDLRAVPATEPGDSDTTVWIDLRRIRHVVDPPAEWRQAYEEAGRITRAYFWDPDMSGIDWDAVLEQYRPLVERVSSPDEFADLLREVLGELGTSHAYVSAARRNEGPPHYQRRQGLLGANFVRRGDHWVVKRILPGESSDSRARSPLAGAGIREGSALTHVDGRPVDPLTGPYPLLAGSGGTTVELTFAPPEGEEGPPRRVAVIPLIDERPLRYQDWVAKRREVVRELSDGKCGYLHIPDMGGSGWAQFNRDLRMEVFRPALIVDVRGNAGGHISELVVEKLTRTILGWDLTRNAQPVSYASNAPRGPVVALADEATASDGDMITAAFKLLDLGPVVGQRTWGGVVGMTGRHRLGDGTVITVPMNAAWFDEYGWSVENHGVSPDVEALRTPLDWAEGRYAQLDDAVRLAVDLLETQPPATPPDYSNVPNRARPKLPPRNL, encoded by the coding sequence GTGAGCTATCTGCGCATGCCCCACATCCACGGCGACCAGCTGACCTTCGTGGCCGAGGACGACCTCTGGCTGGCGCCCCTCGACTCTCCGGGCCGTGCCTGGCGGCTCACGGCCGACCGCACCAAGATCGCTCATCCCCGCTTCTCGCCCGACGGCAGCCAGATCGCGTACACCAGCTGGCACAGCCTCGCGCCGGAGATCAGGCTGACCTCGGTGGACGGGGGCACGGGGGAGCAGCTGACGTACTGGGGCGGCGACGACGCCCAGGTGTGCGGCTGGACCCCGGAGGGCGACATCCTCGCCGTCGCCTCGCACGGCGAGCCGTTCACGCACTTCTCCTTCGCCTACAAGATCCCCACCACGGGCGCGCCCGGCGGCAAGCTCCCCTGGGGCCCCACCTCGGGCATCCAGGTCGCCGACATCGACGGCGAGCGCAGGACCCTGCTGCTCACCGGCACCCCACCGCACGACCCGGCCTCCTGGAAGCGCTACCGCGGCGGTGCGACGGGCCGGCTGTGGATGCACGGCGAGCGGCTGCTGCCCGACCTCGACGGCCATCTGGACTCCCCCATGTTCGTCGGCGGCCGGATCGCCTTCCTCTCCGACCACGAGGGCGTCGGGAACCTGTACTCGTGCGCGTACGACGGCTCCGACCTGCGCAGGCACACCGACCACGACGCCTTCTACGCCCGCAACGCCTCCACGGACGGCGACCGCGTCGTCTACCAGTGCGCGGGCGACCTGTGGATCGTCGACGACCTCTCCCCCGACTCGGTCCCGCGCCGCCTCGACGTGCGGCTGGGCGGGCCGAGCGTGGGACGCCGCCCCTACCAGGTGCCGGCGGCGCAGAACGTGGACGGGGTCTCCGTGGACGAGACGGGCCGGGCGAGCGCCGTCGTGGTGCGCGGCAGCCTGTACTGGCTCACCCACCGGGACGGCCCGGCCCGTACCCTCAGGGACACCCCGGGCGTCCGGGTCCGGCTGCCTGAGATGCTCGGCTCCAGCGGTCAGGTCGCCTACGTCACGGACGCGGGCGGCGCCGACGCCATCGAGATCGACCCGCTGCCGCGCTCCACCGGCGACCCCGCCCCGCGCCGTCTCGCCTCCGGCGAGCTGGGCCATGTGACGGAGCTGGTGTCCGACCCCGAGGGGGAGCGCCTCGCCATCGCCTCGAACGACGGGCGGCTGCTGCTGCTCGACACCGCCGAGGACGCGAGCGGGGAGGTCAGGGAGCTGCTCCGGTCGGACAACGGGCCGGTGCGGGACATGGCCTTCTCCCCGGACGGCAAGTGGCTGACCTGGTCTCACCCCGGCATCGGCCGCTCGCTGCGGCAGATCAAGATGGCCCGGCTCTCGGACGGGACGGTCGTCGACGTGACCAACGGCCGCTTCGAGGACGAGAACCCGGTCTTCACCCGGGACGGCCGCTACCTCGCCTTCCTGTCCTGGCGCGGCTTCGACCCGGTGTACGACGTGCACACCGGGGACCTGTCCTTCCCGCTCGGCTGCCGCCCGTACCTGGTGCCGCTGTCCTCAGCGACGCCCTCGCCGTTCGCCCTGAACCCGGACGGGCGCCCGGCCGCCGGAGGCCTGGACCCGGTCAGGAGCGAGGCCGAGGGCGAGAGCGGCGACGGCACGGTGATCGTCGAGACCGAGGGGCTGGAGAGCCGGGTGACGCCGTTCCCGGTCACCGCCTCCAAGTACTCCTCGCTGAAGCCGGTCGCGGGCGGCGGGCTGGTCTGGCAGCGCTGGCCGATCTCGGGCGCGCTCGGCGAGACCTTCGCCAACCCCAACGACATGACGGGCCGGCCGAGCCTGGAGCACTTCAACATCGCCAAGGCGAAGAAGACCGAACTCGTGGGCCATCTCGACGGGTTCGAGGTGAGCGGGGACGGGACCCGGCTGGTGGTCATGGACGAGGGCGACCTGCGCGCCGTCCCCGCCACCGAGCCCGGCGACAGCGACACCACGGTCTGGATCGACCTGCGCCGCATCCGGCACGTGGTGGACCCGCCCGCGGAGTGGCGCCAGGCCTACGAGGAGGCGGGCCGCATCACCCGCGCCTATTTCTGGGACCCGGACATGTCCGGGATCGACTGGGACGCGGTGCTGGAGCAGTACCGCCCGCTCGTCGAACGGGTCTCCTCCCCCGACGAGTTCGCCGACCTGCTGCGCGAGGTCCTCGGCGAACTGGGCACCTCGCACGCGTACGTGTCCGCCGCCCGCCGCAACGAGGGCCCGCCCCACTACCAGCGCCGCCAGGGCCTGCTGGGCGCCAACTTCGTGCGCCGCGGCGACCACTGGGTGGTCAAGCGGATCCTGCCGGGCGAGTCCTCCGACTCCCGGGCCCGCTCCCCGCTCGCCGGCGCGGGCATCCGCGAGGGCTCCGCGCTCACCCATGTCGACGGCCGCCCGGTCGACCCCCTCACCGGCCCGTACCCGCTGCTCGCGGGCTCGGGCGGGACGACGGTGGAGCTGACGTTCGCCCCGCCGGAGGGCGAGGAGGGCCCGCCGCGGCGGGTGGCGGTGATCCCGCTGATCGACGAGCGGCCGCTGCGCTACCAGGACTGGGTGGCCAAACGCCGGGAAGTCGTCCGGGAGTTGAGCGACGGCAAGTGCGGCTATCTGCACATCCCCGACATGGGCGGCTCGGGCTGGGCCCAGTTCAACCGCGACCTGCGCATGGAGGTCTTCCGTCCGGCGCTCATCGTCGACGTACGCGGCAACGCGGGCGGCCACATCAGCGAACTGGTCGTCGAGAAGCTGACCCGCACCATCCTCGGCTGGGACCTCACCCGCAACGCCCAGCCCGTCTCGTACGCCTCCAACGCGCCCCGGGGCCCGGTGGTCGCCCTGGCCGACGAGGCGACGGCGTCGGACGGCGACATGATCACGGCGGCGTTCAAACTGCTGGACCTCGGGCCGGTGGTGGGCCAGCGCACCTGGGGCGGCGTCGTCGGCATGACCGGCCGGCACCGCCTCGGCGACGGCACGGTGATCACGGTCCCGATGAACGCGGCCTGGTTCGACGAGTACGGCTGGTCCGTGGAGAACCACGGCGTCAGCCCCGACGTGGAGGCCCTGCGCACCCCCCTCGACTGGGCCGAGGGCCGCTACGCCCAACTCGACGACGCGGTCCGCCTGGCCGTCGACCTCCTGGAAACCCAGCCCCCAGCCACCCCACCGGACTACAGCAACGTCCCCAACCGAGCCAGGCCGAAACTGCCGCCGCGCAATCTTTAG
- the cbiQ gene encoding cobalt ECF transporter T component CbiQ, giving the protein MGAGHAHRLYRHGHSPVHALPPHTKLAAVFAFVVIVVSTPREAMWAFGLYAVLLAYVAYRARVPAGFLLKRLLIEVPFVAFAVLMPFVAQGERVEVLGMQLSVSGLWGAWNVLAKGTLGVAASVLLAATTELRELLLGLQRLRLPPLLVQIASFMIRYGDVITDEMRRMRIARESRGFEASGVRHWGVLAKSAGALFIRSYERGERVHLAMVSRGYAGSMPVIDEVTASRAQWRHALALPSTALVVCLLGWTL; this is encoded by the coding sequence ATGGGTGCCGGCCACGCGCACCGGTTGTACCGGCACGGGCACTCGCCCGTGCACGCCCTGCCCCCGCACACCAAGCTCGCCGCCGTCTTCGCCTTCGTGGTGATCGTCGTCTCGACCCCGCGGGAGGCCATGTGGGCCTTCGGGCTCTACGCCGTCCTGCTCGCGTACGTCGCGTACCGCGCGCGCGTGCCCGCCGGGTTCCTGCTGAAGCGGCTGCTGATCGAGGTGCCCTTCGTCGCGTTCGCGGTGCTCATGCCGTTCGTGGCCCAGGGCGAGCGGGTCGAGGTCCTCGGAATGCAGCTGAGCGTGAGCGGGCTGTGGGGCGCCTGGAACGTCCTCGCCAAGGGCACCCTCGGCGTCGCCGCCTCGGTCCTGCTGGCCGCCACCACCGAGCTGCGCGAACTGCTCCTCGGCCTCCAGCGGCTCAGACTTCCGCCGCTGCTGGTCCAGATCGCGTCGTTCATGATCCGTTACGGCGACGTCATCACCGACGAGATGCGCCGGATGCGCATCGCCCGCGAGTCGCGCGGCTTCGAGGCGAGCGGCGTGCGCCACTGGGGCGTCCTCGCCAAGTCGGCCGGCGCGCTCTTCATCCGCTCCTACGAACGCGGCGAGCGCGTGCATCTGGCCATGGTGAGCCGGGGCTATGCCGGCTCGATGCCGGTCATCGACGAGGTGACCGCCTCCCGGGCGCAGTGGCGTCACGCCCTCGCCCTCCCCTCGACGGCTCTGGTCGTCTGTCTGCTGGGATGGACCCTGTGA
- a CDS encoding DUF1876 domain-containing protein — MMHPAVGWHVEMEFLEDDQQTRAVALLRLPDGTEVRAHGHATRYHTDSNQPRVGEEIAGARALNELAMLLLTKAHEEIDESSGRISHPIHV; from the coding sequence ATGATGCACCCGGCAGTGGGCTGGCATGTCGAGATGGAGTTCCTGGAGGACGACCAGCAGACCAGGGCAGTGGCGTTGCTGAGGCTGCCCGACGGCACGGAGGTACGGGCGCACGGCCATGCGACCCGATATCACACCGACAGCAACCAGCCGCGGGTCGGCGAGGAGATCGCCGGCGCGCGGGCCCTCAACGAACTGGCGATGCTGCTGCTGACCAAGGCCCACGAGGAGATCGACGAGAGCTCCGGGCGGATCTCGCACCCCATCCACGTGTGA
- a CDS encoding energy-coupling factor ABC transporter ATP-binding protein, whose product MDPVTAPASLEVSGLAFAYPDGHQALFGVDFSIGRGERVALLGPNGAGKTTLVLHLNGILGGGAGTVTVAGMPVGRRHMAEIRQKVGIVFQDPDDQLFMPTVREDVAFGPAAAGLKGAALERRVRTALELVGMQHFADRPPHHLSFGQRRRVAVATVLAMEPEILVLDEPSSNLDPASRRELADILRSLDVTVLMVTHDLPYALELCPRSLVLSDGVIAADGATGELLCDEELMRAHRLELPFGFDPRSVAATATSA is encoded by the coding sequence ATGGACCCTGTGACTGCACCTGCCTCGCTGGAGGTCTCCGGCCTCGCCTTCGCCTACCCCGACGGCCACCAGGCCCTGTTCGGCGTCGACTTCAGCATCGGGCGCGGCGAACGGGTCGCGCTGCTCGGGCCGAACGGCGCCGGGAAGACCACCCTCGTCCTCCACCTCAACGGCATCCTCGGCGGCGGCGCCGGGACGGTGACCGTGGCCGGGATGCCGGTCGGCCGCCGGCACATGGCCGAGATCCGGCAGAAGGTCGGCATCGTCTTCCAGGACCCGGACGACCAGCTGTTCATGCCGACGGTCCGCGAGGACGTGGCGTTCGGCCCAGCGGCCGCGGGCCTCAAGGGCGCGGCGCTGGAGCGGCGGGTGCGCACGGCCCTGGAGCTGGTCGGCATGCAGCACTTCGCCGACCGCCCGCCGCACCATCTGTCCTTCGGCCAGCGCCGCCGGGTGGCCGTCGCAACCGTGCTCGCGATGGAGCCGGAGATCCTCGTCCTGGACGAGCCGTCCTCCAACCTCGACCCGGCCTCCCGCCGCGAACTGGCCGACATCCTGCGCTCGTTGGACGTGACCGTCCTCATGGTCACGCACGACCTGCCGTACGCGCTGGAGCTGTGTCCGCGTTCGCTGGTCCTGAGCGACGGCGTGATCGCGGCGGACGGCGCGACCGGCGAACTGCTCTGCGACGAGGAGCTGATGCGCGCGCACCGCCTGGAACTGCCCTTCGGCTTCGACCCGCGCTCGGTGGCGGCGACGGCAACATCGGCATAA
- a CDS encoding energy-coupling factor ABC transporter permease, with amino-acid sequence MHVPDGFIDAPVSAVTGVVAAGAIAVSLRGARRELDERTAPLAGLVAAFIFAVQMLNFPVAAGTSGHLLGGALAAILVGPYTGVLCVSVVLLMQGILFADGGLTALGVNITDMAIVTTVVAYAVFRGLAKVLPRGRRSVTVASFVAALLSVPAAAVVFTLIYAIGGTTDVALPKVATAMVGVHVLIGIGEAVITALTVGAVIAVRPDLVHGARGLEQRLKLRVNGELVDAPAAEPAPAPAGRSHRKLWITGLITSLVLAGFVSFYASAHPDGLEKIAHDQGIDKKAEPHASSDSPLADYGVKDVSDARLSGGLAGVIGVGATIVVGSTVFRVVRRRRTDEMSRADTHTATGTRV; translated from the coding sequence GTGCACGTACCTGACGGATTCATCGACGCCCCTGTCTCCGCCGTCACCGGGGTGGTCGCCGCCGGCGCCATCGCCGTGAGCCTGCGCGGTGCCCGCCGCGAACTCGACGAGCGCACCGCGCCGCTGGCCGGGCTGGTCGCGGCGTTCATCTTCGCGGTGCAGATGCTCAACTTCCCGGTGGCGGCCGGCACCAGCGGCCATCTCCTGGGCGGAGCGCTGGCCGCGATCCTCGTCGGGCCGTACACCGGCGTGCTGTGCGTCTCCGTCGTGCTGCTCATGCAGGGCATCCTCTTCGCGGACGGCGGTCTGACCGCGCTCGGCGTGAACATCACCGACATGGCGATCGTGACGACCGTCGTCGCCTACGCCGTCTTCCGCGGGCTGGCCAAGGTGCTCCCGCGCGGGCGCCGCTCGGTGACCGTCGCCTCCTTCGTCGCCGCGCTGCTGTCGGTCCCGGCCGCCGCCGTCGTCTTCACTCTCATCTACGCGATCGGCGGCACCACGGACGTCGCCCTCCCCAAGGTCGCCACGGCCATGGTCGGCGTCCATGTCCTCATCGGCATCGGCGAGGCCGTGATCACCGCGCTCACCGTCGGTGCCGTGATCGCCGTACGGCCGGACCTGGTGCATGGCGCCCGGGGCCTTGAGCAGAGACTCAAGCTGCGGGTGAACGGCGAGCTGGTCGACGCCCCCGCCGCCGAGCCCGCCCCGGCACCGGCCGGCCGCTCGCACCGCAAGCTCTGGATCACCGGCCTGATCACCTCGCTCGTGCTCGCCGGGTTCGTCAGCTTCTACGCCTCCGCCCACCCCGACGGGCTGGAGAAGATCGCCCACGACCAGGGCATCGACAAGAAGGCCGAGCCGCACGCGTCCTCGGACTCCCCGCTGGCCGACTACGGCGTCAAGGACGTCTCCGACGCCCGCCTCTCCGGCGGTCTCGCGGGCGTGATCGGCGTCGGCGCCACGATCGTCGTGGGCAGCACGGTGTTCCGGGTGGTGCGCAGGCGTCGTACGGACGAGATGTCCCGCGCGGACACGCACACCGCCACGGGAACGAGGGTCTGA
- a CDS encoding serine hydrolase domain-containing protein, translated as MDVTDAHGTVAEGFEPVREAFAANFALLGERGAAVAVYRDGHKVVDLWGGTKDVDGTAPWEAGTAQIVRSATKGVAATALLLLHQRGELDLDAPVGAYWPEFKAAGKEHTLVRHLLAHRAGVPVLDRPLTPEQAADPDLGAEAVAAQAPAWEPGTAHGYHAQTYSWLTGELIRRITGRPVGAWITAEMTRPVGADFWLGLPEEQSARVGRLGPVQAPETVGGLKTRPKRAVAEAYADPESLTRRAFAALTPAPDENAPAYRAAALPASNGIATADGLARLYASLIGEVDGGARLFTPRTMELARAEQSAGPDRVLVVNTRFGLGHMLHGPASPLLSPGSFGHPGRGGALAFADPDSGIAFGYVTNGFRKSVTADARAQALVKAVRTALV; from the coding sequence GTGGACGTCACTGACGCGCACGGCACGGTGGCCGAGGGCTTCGAGCCGGTCAGGGAGGCGTTCGCAGCGAACTTCGCCCTGCTGGGCGAGCGGGGCGCCGCGGTCGCCGTCTACCGGGACGGCCACAAGGTCGTCGACCTGTGGGGCGGCACCAAGGACGTCGACGGTACGGCCCCCTGGGAGGCCGGCACCGCGCAGATCGTGCGCTCCGCGACGAAGGGCGTCGCCGCGACCGCGCTGCTGCTCCTGCACCAGCGCGGGGAGCTGGACCTGGACGCCCCGGTGGGCGCGTACTGGCCGGAGTTCAAGGCGGCCGGCAAGGAGCACACGCTCGTACGGCATCTGCTCGCGCACCGCGCGGGCGTCCCGGTGCTGGACCGCCCGCTGACCCCCGAGCAGGCCGCCGACCCCGACCTCGGCGCCGAGGCCGTGGCCGCGCAGGCCCCGGCGTGGGAGCCGGGCACGGCGCACGGCTACCACGCGCAGACGTACAGCTGGCTCACCGGTGAGCTGATCCGGCGCATCACGGGCCGTCCGGTCGGCGCATGGATCACGGCCGAGATGACGCGGCCGGTGGGTGCGGACTTCTGGCTGGGGCTGCCCGAGGAGCAGTCGGCGCGCGTGGGCCGCCTCGGTCCGGTGCAGGCCCCGGAGACGGTGGGCGGGCTGAAGACGCGCCCGAAGCGCGCCGTCGCCGAGGCCTACGCCGACCCCGAGTCGCTCACCCGCCGTGCCTTCGCCGCGCTCACCCCGGCGCCCGACGAGAACGCCCCCGCCTATCGCGCCGCCGCGCTGCCCGCCTCCAACGGCATCGCCACCGCCGACGGCCTGGCCCGCCTGTACGCGTCGCTGATCGGCGAAGTGGACGGCGGCGCCCGCCTGTTCACCCCGCGGACCATGGAACTGGCCCGCGCCGAGCAGTCCGCCGGTCCCGACCGGGTGCTCGTGGTGAACACCCGCTTCGGCCTCGGCCACATGCTGCACGGCCCGGCCTCGCCGCTGCTGTCCCCCGGCTCCTTCGGCCACCCCGGCCGCGGCGGCGCGCTCGCGTTCGCCGACCCGGACTCGGGCATCGCCTTCGGCTATGTGACCAACGGCTTCCGCAAGTCCGTGACGGCGGATGCGCGCGCGCAGGCGCTGGTGAAGGCAGTGCGGACGGCCCTCGTGTAG
- a CDS encoding NAD(P)-dependent oxidoreductase → MTDKLTVSVLGTGIMGAAMARSIARAGHTVRAWNRTRTKAEPLAADGIEVADTPAEAARGADVVLTMLYDGPATLEVMREAAPALRPGTVWVQSTTAGIDAIADLAAFAGEHGLVFYDAPVLGTRKPAELGQLTVLAAGPEEGRATVTPVFDAVGARTVWTGEDGAAGTASRLKLVANSWVLAVTAATGEVLALAEGLGVDPQGFFELIEEGPLDMGYLRAKAGLVLDGPLTPAQFAVATAEKDARLIVAAGEQSGVRLDVAAAAAERFARAAALGHADEDMAAAYFASFDESGKPGEAAS, encoded by the coding sequence ATGACCGACAAGCTCACCGTGAGCGTTCTGGGCACCGGCATCATGGGTGCCGCGATGGCTCGCAGCATCGCCCGGGCCGGGCACACCGTCCGCGCCTGGAACCGCACCCGCACCAAGGCCGAGCCGCTGGCCGCCGACGGCATCGAGGTCGCGGACACCCCGGCCGAGGCCGCCCGGGGCGCCGACGTCGTGCTGACCATGCTGTACGACGGCCCGGCCACCCTGGAGGTGATGCGCGAGGCGGCGCCCGCGCTGCGGCCGGGCACGGTGTGGGTGCAGTCGACCACGGCCGGGATCGACGCGATCGCCGACCTCGCCGCCTTCGCAGGCGAGCACGGCCTGGTCTTCTACGACGCCCCGGTGCTCGGCACACGCAAGCCCGCCGAGCTGGGCCAGCTCACCGTGCTGGCCGCCGGACCCGAGGAGGGCCGGGCCACGGTGACGCCCGTCTTCGACGCGGTCGGCGCCCGCACCGTGTGGACCGGCGAGGACGGGGCGGCGGGCACCGCCTCCCGGCTGAAGCTGGTCGCCAACAGCTGGGTCCTCGCGGTCACCGCGGCGACCGGCGAGGTGCTGGCGCTGGCGGAGGGGCTCGGCGTCGACCCGCAGGGCTTCTTCGAGCTGATCGAGGAGGGCCCGCTGGACATGGGGTACCTGAGGGCCAAGGCCGGTCTCGTCCTCGACGGGCCGCTGACCCCGGCCCAGTTCGCGGTGGCCACCGCCGAGAAGGACGCGCGGCTGATCGTGGCGGCCGGCGAACAGAGCGGCGTCCGCCTGGACGTGGCCGCCGCGGCCGCCGAACGCTTCGCCCGCGCCGCCGCCCTGGGCCACGCCGACGAGGACATGGCCGCCGCGTACTTCGCGAGCTTCGACGAGAGCGGGAAGCCGGGCGAGGCCGCCTCCTGA
- a CDS encoding SDR family oxidoreductase yields the protein MSRVGLEGQVAVVTGAARGVGELLARKLSARGAKVALVGLEEEVLKEVSGRLHSESDYWYADVTDHEAMARVAREVKERFGKVDIVVANAGVATGGPFVDSDPVSWRRVIEVNLIGSAVTARAFLPVLIESRGYLLQIASLAAITPAPMMTAYCASKSGVEAYAHSLRAEVGYQGVRVGVGYLSWTDTDMVRGADVDDVMRELRQRLPWPSNKTYPLGPAVDRIVAGIERRSSHVYGQWWLRGMQGVRGYLPGIIGTVGQREMRRFGPRLQGMRTGLVGAGGAADEQERVNRPN from the coding sequence ATGAGCAGGGTCGGCCTCGAGGGGCAGGTCGCGGTGGTCACCGGAGCCGCGCGCGGCGTGGGCGAGCTGCTCGCGCGCAAGCTGTCCGCACGCGGCGCCAAGGTGGCGCTGGTCGGGCTGGAGGAGGAGGTGCTCAAGGAGGTCTCCGGGCGGCTGCACAGCGAGAGCGACTACTGGTACGCCGACGTCACCGACCACGAGGCGATGGCCCGCGTCGCCCGTGAGGTGAAGGAGCGGTTCGGCAAGGTCGACATCGTCGTCGCCAACGCCGGGGTGGCGACCGGCGGTCCGTTCGTCGACTCCGACCCGGTGTCCTGGCGGCGGGTGATCGAGGTCAACCTGATCGGCTCGGCGGTGACGGCGCGGGCCTTCCTGCCGGTGCTCATCGAGAGCCGGGGCTACCTGCTGCAGATCGCCTCCCTCGCCGCGATCACGCCGGCGCCGATGATGACCGCGTACTGCGCGTCCAAGTCGGGCGTGGAGGCGTACGCGCACAGCCTGCGGGCCGAAGTCGGCTACCAGGGCGTGCGGGTGGGCGTCGGGTACCTGTCGTGGACCGACACCGACATGGTGCGCGGCGCCGATGTGGACGACGTCATGCGGGAGTTGAGGCAGCGGCTGCCGTGGCCGTCCAACAAGACCTACCCGCTCGGCCCGGCCGTGGACCGGATCGTGGCCGGGATCGAGCGCCGCTCCAGCCATGTGTACGGGCAGTGGTGGCTGCGCGGGATGCAGGGCGTGCGCGGCTACCTCCCGGGGATCATCGGCACCGTGGGGCAGCGTGAGATGCGGCGGTTCGGGCCGCGGCTGCAGGGGATGCGCACGGGGCTGGTCGGAGCGGGCGGTGCGGCCGACGAGCAGGAGCGGGTGAACCGGCCGAACTGA
- a CDS encoding DMT family transporter: protein MTPAVTAAVLLAAVTHASWNAIAHKITDKLVGFTLILAGGVLIGLVMAPFAAFPAAAAWPYLIVSAGIHLAYVVLLMTSFRLGDFGQAYPIARGSAPLVTAVLAAVFIHEVPDAWGAAGIALSCAGLTGVALWGLRGKRPPWAAIGAALATGLTIASYTVVDGLGVRASGSPVGYTAWLMVLQGVAVPAYAVYRWRGGTAAALRPFAAVGLLGALLSVLAYGLVLWAQTRAALAPIAALRESSIIVGAAIGAVFFKERFGAPRIAAAGLLVVGIGLMLHAG, encoded by the coding sequence ATGACCCCGGCGGTCACCGCGGCCGTCCTGCTCGCCGCGGTCACGCACGCCAGCTGGAACGCCATCGCCCACAAGATCACCGACAAGCTGGTCGGCTTCACGCTGATCCTGGCCGGGGGCGTGCTCATCGGACTCGTCATGGCCCCCTTCGCCGCCTTCCCGGCGGCCGCGGCCTGGCCGTATCTGATCGTCTCGGCCGGCATCCATCTCGCGTACGTCGTCCTGCTGATGACCTCGTTCCGGCTCGGCGACTTCGGTCAGGCCTACCCCATCGCGCGCGGCAGCGCCCCGCTCGTCACCGCCGTGCTCGCGGCCGTGTTCATCCACGAGGTGCCGGACGCGTGGGGTGCCGCCGGTATCGCGCTGTCCTGCGCCGGACTCACCGGGGTCGCCCTGTGGGGGCTGCGCGGCAAACGGCCTCCGTGGGCGGCCATCGGCGCGGCCCTCGCGACCGGGCTGACCATCGCCTCGTACACCGTGGTCGACGGGCTCGGCGTGCGCGCCTCCGGCTCCCCGGTCGGCTACACCGCCTGGCTGATGGTGCTCCAGGGCGTCGCGGTCCCGGCGTACGCCGTGTACCGCTGGCGGGGCGGGACGGCCGCCGCGCTGCGCCCCTTCGCCGCGGTGGGGCTGCTCGGCGCCCTGCTGTCCGTCCTCGCGTACGGCCTGGTGCTGTGGGCCCAGACCCGCGCCGCCCTCGCCCCGATCGCCGCGCTGCGCGAGTCCTCGATCATCGTCGGCGCCGCGATCGGCGCGGTGTTCTTCAAGGAGCGGTTCGGCGCGCCCAGGATCGCGGCGGCCGGTCTCCTGGTCGTCGGCATCGGGCTGATGCTGCACGCCGGTTAG